Genomic window (Agrobacterium larrymoorei):
ATCGGCTTTCGCGCCCGGCGCGATACGGCCGAGATCCCGCCGCTTCAGCGCATCGGCGCCGGCAATCGTTGCGGCATCATAGAAATCGGCGGAAGACCCGGCATCGCCTCGACCTTCCGCAAGCCGGTTCATCATCAGTCCGACCGACATGTTCAGAACCATATCGGGAGGGGCGGTGTCGGTTCCCATGCCGATCCGAATGCCCACCGCCTTCAGGCGGGAGAAGGATTTGAGCACCGAGCCGTGGCGGGCAGAGACGAGCGGACAATGGGCGACGGTCACGCCCTGTGCGGCGTAGCGCGCAAGATCGTCTTCTGTCGCGACGGTCGCATGCGGGGCAATCAGTCGTGGTGAAAGGAGGCTAAGGCTGTCTAACCACTCGGGCGCCGTCTTGCCATGCAGGCGGCGCACGGTTTGCAATTCCATCTCGCCCTGCGCCATATGCAGGCGAACAGGCATATCCATATCATTGGCATGAGCAAAGGTCTGACGCAGCAGCGTTTCGGTACAGGTCTCCACACGATCCGGTGCGAACATGCCCGAAATCAGGCCATTGCCGCTGCCGTGAATGCGTTGGGCAAAGGACGCGGCCTCTGTCAATTCAGCCAATCCCCGCTCGTCATCGAAGACCGGCTGCATGGAGCCGCTTTCATCAAGGATGACCCCGCCGCTGCGGTAGGCAGGACCCAGCCAGACGCGGATGCCGAGCTCTTCCGCAGCATCTGCTGCTGCTTCGAATTCTGCAACCGTCTCGCCCCAGGCACGGTAAAACAGCGAGGCGATCGGAAGTGCCGACGTAATGCCGTTCAAGAGAAGCTGCGCAAAGGCGTAACGCTTCTGAAACGCAAGTTCGTCCTGGCTGTACATTTCGTAGGCGCGGGGTGCGTAGTCCGCGGCCCAGACGCGGCCCTTCTTCCAGCCGGGCTGGTTGTCCATGGCGAGAACGGTCGTGTCGAGATCGGAGAGCGCATCCAGATCGACAAAGCCCGGACCGATGAGAGCGTCGCCCATGTCATAGCGTTCCAAGACTGCGCCCTCGAAATCTCGACCGACCCAGAGAATTGTGTCGTTGTCGATGACGACTTCGCCGTCCGGAATGAGACGCCTGCCTTCGGGCAGATCGGCAACGACGAAGCGGGACTTGAGCGCCCAGCGCCCCGGCGGTCTTTTACCCAGCGGAAGCATCGACCAGGATGAGGGCGCGTTCATGGGCGCTCCTTCAGGCTCGTGCCGTCTCGGGCGGCGACATTGCCAGCGGTGACCACGAGCTTGCGAGGTTGATGCGTGACGATCGCTTCGCCGACCGTTTCCCCTTCAACGATGACGACATCGCCACGGCCGCCAATCGTGAGTGAATGTTCAGCACGATCCATGGCTTGAGCACCGCCAGTGGTGCAGACATCGAGCGCCCAAAGCAGTTCATCATCGCGACGCAGGTTGTTTTTCATGCCGAGCAACATCGATCGCTCCAGCATGTCGCCATTGCCATAGGGCCCCCAGGTATCACGGAAGCCATCGACACCGGCACCGAAGCGGACACCGGCGGAGCGCAAACGGCGCAGAGACGGGACTTCGCGCGAGGGCGGGGCCGTCGTCAGGATCGGCACATCGAGTTCGGCGCAGGTGTCGATCAGCCCCTGCGTCATGTTCCAGTCCGGATCGCCAAGGCAGAAGGCATGGCTGACGGCGACCTTTCCTTGCATGCCGAGCGCACGGATGCGCTCGAAGATCAATTCCATGGAGAAGGCACCGAGTTCGCCGCTTTCATGCAGATGGATATCCACGCCCTTGCCGTGCTTCTCGGCGATGGCAAAGATCGTATCGAGATGACCGTTGGGATCACGATCCATGCCGCACGGGTCGAGACCGCCAACAAGATCGGCACCCATCGCCATGCCGGCATCCAGCAGTTCCGCCGTGCCGGGGCGGCGCATCAGGCCCGATTGCGGGAAGGCGACGATTTCGATTTCGACAATGCCCGCCAGCTGGCGCCGCGTCTCCATCACGCCTTCCAGAGCGACCAGACCTTGATCGGTGTCGATATCCACATGGGTGCGGATGAGCGTCGTGCCGTAGCCGACCGATTGCAGCGCCTGGCGCATGGACTGGATATGAGCGTCCAACCCATAGTCGCGCTTGACCTTGCGCTCGTTGTCGATCTTGTCGATCAGACGCGGACCGACTTCATTGACGTACCAAGGGTAGCCCAGCAGAGATTTATCGAGATGGGTATGAGCATCGACAAGGCCGGGAATGGCGATACGTCCGCCGGCATCCTCGACAGGCAGGCCCTCGGCTGCGAGATCCTGGCCGATGTCGGCAATCCGACCGTTGCGGATCAGAATATCGGCGGTGTCGCCGCCCATCGGTCTTGCGTTAGTAATCAGAAGGTCGCTCATGGACATTGTCCCCGCACGGTTTCAGCGCAGTTTGGGATTGAGGGCGTCGCGCAGCCAGTCGCCGAGCACGTTGATCGAGACGACAAGCAGACAGAGCTGCAAGCCTGGAAAGAGCACGATCCACCAGAGCCCGGAGAAGAGATACTGGTTGCCGATGCGGATCAGCGTGCCGAGCGACGGTTGTTCGGGCGGCATGCCGACGCCAAGAAAAGAGAGCGTCGCCTCGATGAGAATGCCCAGACCGAAGTTCAACGTTGCCGTGACGAGCAGCGGCGTCGTGGTGTTGGGAAGAATATGCTTCAGCATGATCTTCCATTTGGACAGCCGGATCAGCCGGGCGGCCTGAACATATTCTTTGTTGCGCTCCACCATGGTCTGAGCGCGCACGGTGCGCGCATATTGCACCCAAGCCGAAAGCGAGATGGCAAGCACGATGACGCCGGAGGCCCCAGCTTCCCTGAGCGACGGCGGCAGTGCCTGTCTTGCCAGTGCTGACACGAGGATGGCGATCAGCATTGTCGGCATGGAAAGAAGAACGTCGCCCGTGCGCATCAGCAGACCGTCGGCCCATTTGCCGTGATAGCCGGCGACGAGGCCAAGCATCGTGCCAATAACAAGCGAGACCAGAACGGAGCTTGCGCCGATAATGATCGAGGCACGGGAGCCGTAGAGTATGGCTGACAGCATGTCGCGCCCCTGAACATCGGTGCCGAGAATGAAGGGCCATTGGCCCTCCGGCATCCAGATCGGGGGAATTTCGGCGTTCAGCAGGTCGAGTGACGCGAGATCATAGGGGTTCTGCACCGTGATGAGCGGGGCGAAGAAAGCTGAGGCGATCAACATCAGAAGCAGGATTGCTGCGGCAATCGCGGAGGGGTGGCGCTTGAAACTCCACCACAGGTCGGATTGGAGCATCCTTGAAAGTCGAGAAGGACGGGAAACGGCGGCGGTCTGTTCGATGGCGGTCATGATGGTTTCCCGGTCATGCTGCACGCAGCCGAGGGTCGATGACGGCGTAAGCGATGTCGACCAACGTGTTCAGCGTGACGAAGATGAAGGATACGATGCAGAGATAGGCCGCCATGACGGGAATATCGACGAAGGTCACGGCCTGCATGAACAGCATGCCCATTCCCGGCCACTGGAAAACCGTTTCGGTGACGAGCGCGAACGCGATCAGATTTCCGACCTGCATGGCGGTGAGTGTCACCACCGGCATCAGACAGTTCTTCAGTGCATGGCGAAACCAGAGAGCGCGTCTCTTGACCCCGCGTGCGCGGGCGAACTTGATGAAATCGGTCCGAAGTGTTTCCAGCATTTCGGCGCGCACCAGCCGCATCACCAAGGTGATCTGGAAGAGCGAAAGCGACAGTGCGGGCAAAACAATCGCTGCGCGTCCTGACGGGGTCAGGAGCCCGGTGGACCACCAGCCGATGCGCACGACCTCTCCGCGACCATAACCCGGCAACCAGCCAAGGGTGACGGAAAAGGTCAGGATCAGCAGAATGCCCACCAGAAAGCTTGGCAGGGAAACGCCGACGATCGATGAGAACTGCAAGGCTTCGGCCCACCAGCGCCCGCGACCGATGGCGGTAAAGACGCCAAGCGGAATACCGATGGCAAGCGAGAGGAAGGTGGCGATGAGCACCAGTTCGAACGTCGCCGGGAAACGCTCTGCGATCAGTGTCAGCACGGATTGCTGGTTTCGCCAGGATAATCCGAATTCCCCTTGGGCCGCATTGGTGACGAAGCGGACATATTGAACGAGAAACCCGTCATTGAGGCCGAGCCGGGCACGCAGCTCGTCGCGTTCGACCTGGGTGGCGCTTTCATTGACCATGATCTCCACGGGATCGCCGAGGAAACAGAAAATGAGGAAGGCGAAGAAGGCAACCGTGAGCATCACGAGAACGGCGTTGCCGATCCGCTTGATGAGGAAGGCGAGCATGACACCCTGTCCTTTGTCCGAAGAAAGAAAGCTGGCCCCCGCGACACGTCTGCGCGGCGAGGGCCATCCGCTGTTACATTTTCACCAGCCAAAGGCGGGGAAGATTATCCGAGAAGAGCGGGAAATCCTTGACTTTCGCGCTGGTTGCCCAGGCAAGCGGCTGTTGGTGCAGCGGGATCATCAGAGCGTGTTCCTTGGCGATCTTCAGGGCATCTGCCGAAAGAGCAAGGCGCTTCGTCCGGTCCAGTTCGACAGCCGAGGCTTCCGTCACCTTGTCGAACTCCTTGTCAGACCATCCACCCCAGTTGAAGATGCCGAATGAACCTTCCTTGGTGTGGAGAACCTGCGAGGTGAGGCTGTAGGCATCGAGCATCGGCAGCGTTGCCCAACCGAGCGTGTAGACATCGACCTTGCCGGACGAGCGCTTCGGTGTCTGCACGGCCCGAGGCCCCTGGTCGAGCTTTGGCTTGAGCCCGACGCGCGACCACATTGAAGCGACCGCCTGACAGACCTGCTCTTCATTCACCAGCGTGTCGGAGCAGTTAAAGTCGAACTCGAAACCTTCTGCACCCGCCTCCTTGAGCAGCGCCTTGGCCTTCTCCGGATCGGCCTTGAGCGGCGTATCGAGGGCGGCGTCGTAACCGGGGATCTGTGGAGCGACCAGCGTACCGGCATTTCGGGACTTGCCGCGCATGACGCGCTTTTGAATGAGGTCCAGATCGATGGCGAGCTGCATGGCCTGGCGCACACGCAAATCCTTCATCGGGTTCGGCGCACCGGACAGCAGCGTATCGCGCTGGCTGAAGCCGATCATGACGGTGCGCAGATCCGTGCCTTCCAGAAGCTTGACCTGCGATACTGCAGCCTCAAGACGCGGCAAATCCTGAACAGGTGCCTGATCGGTAAAATCGATATCGCCGGAGAGCAGTGCTGCGACGCGCGTGGCGCTGGAGGCGATCGGCGTCAGTTCGATGCGGTCGATATTGTGCTCAGGCTTATCCCACCAGCCATCATATTTGACGAAAACCGTCTTGGCGTCGGGCTGTCGGCTTTCGACCTTGAACGGGCCGGTGCCGTTTTCATTATAGGTCGCATAACCCTCGGTGCCGGAGCCGACATCCGTCGGCGCTTCCGCTTTGTTGTCCTTCAACCATTTTGCGTTGAAGATATAGATGGTCGTCAGATCGTTCAGGAGCAGCGGGTAATTGGCCGTCACATCGATTTCGATCGTATGCGCATCGATCACGCGCGAGCCTTTATAGGCCGGGATATTGCCGCGCAGCGGCGACTTCGGATCGGTGGCGCGCAGGAGCGAGGCCTGGACGTCGTCAGCGGTGAAATCCGCGCCATTGTGGAATTTTACGCCCTCGCGGAGCTTGAAGCGCCACGTCGTCGGCGAGATGATTTCATAGGATGTGGCGAGTGCCGGCTCAAGCTTGAGATTGCGGTCATAGCGCATCAAGCCCTCATAGGCGTGGTTGAGCACGCCAAGAGCAAAGCTGTCTCCGTAGGAATAGGGATCGAGGGAGCTGATATCGCGCGAGGCGCCCCATTTCAGCGTGTTGGCCGTGGCCGGCATGGTCAGAGC
Coding sequences:
- a CDS encoding amidohydrolase family protein, which translates into the protein MNAPSSWSMLPLGKRPPGRWALKSRFVVADLPEGRRLIPDGEVVIDNDTILWVGRDFEGAVLERYDMGDALIGPGFVDLDALSDLDTTVLAMDNQPGWKKGRVWAADYAPRAYEMYSQDELAFQKRYAFAQLLLNGITSALPIASLFYRAWGETVAEFEAAADAAEELGIRVWLGPAYRSGGVILDESGSMQPVFDDERGLAELTEAASFAQRIHGSGNGLISGMFAPDRVETCTETLLRQTFAHANDMDMPVRLHMAQGEMELQTVRRLHGKTAPEWLDSLSLLSPRLIAPHATVATEDDLARYAAQGVTVAHCPLVSARHGSVLKSFSRLKAVGIRIGMGTDTAPPDMVLNMSVGLMMNRLAEGRGDAGSSADFYDAATIAGADALKRRDLGRIAPGAKADFAVFDMADSMIAPRIDPIQTLVYGATGRVTRATIVDGRISMRDGEVAGIDLIAARRQAQRQFDGLVAKYPERTFQHPPVEEIFPPSYPLTHHSSEVSR
- a CDS encoding amidohydrolase family protein; amino-acid sequence: MSDLLITNARPMGGDTADILIRNGRIADIGQDLAAEGLPVEDAGGRIAIPGLVDAHTHLDKSLLGYPWYVNEVGPRLIDKIDNERKVKRDYGLDAHIQSMRQALQSVGYGTTLIRTHVDIDTDQGLVALEGVMETRRQLAGIVEIEIVAFPQSGLMRRPGTAELLDAGMAMGADLVGGLDPCGMDRDPNGHLDTIFAIAEKHGKGVDIHLHESGELGAFSMELIFERIRALGMQGKVAVSHAFCLGDPDWNMTQGLIDTCAELDVPILTTAPPSREVPSLRRLRSAGVRFGAGVDGFRDTWGPYGNGDMLERSMLLGMKNNLRRDDELLWALDVCTTGGAQAMDRAEHSLTIGGRGDVVIVEGETVGEAIVTHQPRKLVVTAGNVAARDGTSLKERP
- a CDS encoding ABC transporter permease, which gives rise to MTAIEQTAAVSRPSRLSRMLQSDLWWSFKRHPSAIAAAILLLMLIASAFFAPLITVQNPYDLASLDLLNAEIPPIWMPEGQWPFILGTDVQGRDMLSAILYGSRASIIIGASSVLVSLVIGTMLGLVAGYHGKWADGLLMRTGDVLLSMPTMLIAILVSALARQALPPSLREAGASGVIVLAISLSAWVQYARTVRAQTMVERNKEYVQAARLIRLSKWKIMLKHILPNTTTPLLVTATLNFGLGILIEATLSFLGVGMPPEQPSLGTLIRIGNQYLFSGLWWIVLFPGLQLCLLVVSINVLGDWLRDALNPKLR
- a CDS encoding ABC transporter permease gives rise to the protein MLAFLIKRIGNAVLVMLTVAFFAFLIFCFLGDPVEIMVNESATQVERDELRARLGLNDGFLVQYVRFVTNAAQGEFGLSWRNQQSVLTLIAERFPATFELVLIATFLSLAIGIPLGVFTAIGRGRWWAEALQFSSIVGVSLPSFLVGILLILTFSVTLGWLPGYGRGEVVRIGWWSTGLLTPSGRAAIVLPALSLSLFQITLVMRLVRAEMLETLRTDFIKFARARGVKRRALWFRHALKNCLMPVVTLTAMQVGNLIAFALVTETVFQWPGMGMLFMQAVTFVDIPVMAAYLCIVSFIFVTLNTLVDIAYAVIDPRLRAA
- a CDS encoding ABC transporter substrate-binding protein, which translates into the protein MLSKRILLGTSLALLALTMPATANTLKWGASRDISSLDPYSYGDSFALGVLNHAYEGLMRYDRNLKLEPALATSYEIISPTTWRFKLREGVKFHNGADFTADDVQASLLRATDPKSPLRGNIPAYKGSRVIDAHTIEIDVTANYPLLLNDLTTIYIFNAKWLKDNKAEAPTDVGSGTEGYATYNENGTGPFKVESRQPDAKTVFVKYDGWWDKPEHNIDRIELTPIASSATRVAALLSGDIDFTDQAPVQDLPRLEAAVSQVKLLEGTDLRTVMIGFSQRDTLLSGAPNPMKDLRVRQAMQLAIDLDLIQKRVMRGKSRNAGTLVAPQIPGYDAALDTPLKADPEKAKALLKEAGAEGFEFDFNCSDTLVNEEQVCQAVASMWSRVGLKPKLDQGPRAVQTPKRSSGKVDVYTLGWATLPMLDAYSLTSQVLHTKEGSFGIFNWGGWSDKEFDKVTEASAVELDRTKRLALSADALKIAKEHALMIPLHQQPLAWATSAKVKDFPLFSDNLPRLWLVKM